Proteins co-encoded in one Arachis hypogaea cultivar Tifrunner chromosome 13, arahy.Tifrunner.gnm2.J5K5, whole genome shotgun sequence genomic window:
- the LOC112738309 gene encoding protein BIG GRAIN 1-like B, giving the protein MYIMEKEENLTYLQSKRTPSFSSTLLDAIYRSIDGSKSDLDNHQQVGHHHHHLNEEKTNPTTTMKHNHGGVGGGGGRGNNKNKNKNKKEKMNNHLCRHAVMLNDEFSHQIFTNSVTSSASSECSYGVGATFSSSSKQQRKKKNQKKQQKKKEKRAGDSDGDGDSDRFARSKLRALKMYGELNRKVKQPISPGSRIASFLCSIFNSGSVKKAKKMCYVGAVDDVNLTFQHKSKSPCFSSSSSSTTMAAASFSRRSCTSKTSSSSSSNVKSDNNNNNGVKRSVRFYPVSLILGENDSQQQRYSAYSEKDPSLFPLNVRKITRSSISCIEARENHSSREGNDGKFEYISGYYGNCEDEDVDQDEDEDALSYSSSDLFELDHIICGAEGRYQEELPVYETTNLETNKAIANGLCSQENF; this is encoded by the coding sequence GGAGAACTTAACCTACCTACAAAGTAAAAGAACCCCTTCTTTCTCTTCCACCCTCTTAGATGCCATATACCGTTCAATTGACGGATCAAAATCTGACCTTGACAATCATCAACAAGtgggtcatcatcatcatcacttgaATGAAGAAAAAACCAACCCAACCACCACCATGAAACATAACCATGGTGgggttgggggtgggggtggtagaggcaacaacaagaacaagaacaagaacaagaaggagaagatgaataatcATCTTTGTCGTCACGCAGTGATGCTAAATGATGAATTCTCTCATCAAATCTTCACGAACTCTGTCACCTCATCAGCCTCCTCAGAATGTAGCTATGGTGTTGGTGCAACATTTTCATCATCGTCAAAGcagcagaggaagaagaagaatcagaaaaagcagcagaagaagaaggaaaagcgTGCTGGTGATAGCGATGGCGATGGTGATAGTGATAGATTTGCAAGGAGCAAGCTAAGAGCATTGAAAATGTACGGCGAATTGAACCGGAAAGTTAAGCAACCAATCTCTCCGGGAAGCCGAATAGCTAGCTTCCTGTGTTCAATCTTCAACTCTGGAAGCGTGAAGAAGGCCAAGAAGATGTGTTACGTTGGAGCAGTTGATGATGTAAACTTAACATTCCAACACAAATCCAAGTCGccatgtttttcttcttcttcttcatcaacaaCAATGGCGGCGGCTTCGTTTTCAAGAAGGTCTTGCACCAGCAAaacctcatcatcatcttcatcaaacGTGAAGAgcgacaataataataataatggagtcAAAAGATCTGTGAGATTTTACCCAGTTAGCTTAATTCTTGGGGAGAATGATTCTCAACAACAGAGGTACAGTGCTTATAGTGAGAAAGATCCAAGCTTGTTTCCATTGAATGTTAGAAAGATTACAAGAAGTTCTATTTCTTGCATAGAAGCAAGAGAAAATCATTCTTCACGTGAAGGTAATGATGGTAAATTCGAGTATATTAGTGGGTATTATGGTAATTGTGAAGATGAGGATGTGGACcaggatgaggatgaggatgctTTGAGTTATTCAAGTTCTGATCTGTTCGAATTAGATCATATTATTTGTGGAGCTGAAGGAAGGTACCAAGAAGAACTTCCGGTTTATGAGACTACAAATTTAGAAACCAACAAGGCCATTGCTAATGGTCTTTGTTCCCaggaaaatttttaa